In the genome of Bacillus sp. S3, one region contains:
- a CDS encoding DEAD/DEAH box helicase — translation MRFIINNGMIMPDHIVENSLPISKIPTIPQPPLNRNFTYNLDLQKLLTGKQLLLEDIPFTLNEIQSHYQNGYVTYRKGIVYNGNKPNCARCGNKDPQWFAAFPCSRCGETCFYCRHCLMMGRISACTPLLGWNGPVPDTLYPTKILEWQGTLSDGQRAASQKVVEAILQNQEHLIWAVCGAGKTEVLFAGIEAALNAQKRICIATPRTDVVLELTPRLKEAFPNIPIATLYGGSEDRHLFAPLTIATTHQLLRFYEAFDAIILDEVDAFPYTVEESLQYAAKQARKPKSAMIYLTATPNQKWQRECGTGKRSYTTIPARFHRHPLPVPEFVWCGNWQKCLQKNKLPPIVIDWIQKRIKSDKQALVFFPHIPLMEKALHILRQFASNIEAVHAEDPDRKNKVQKMRAKEIPLLLTTTILERGVTFPNIDVAVVGAEDPIFTESALVQIAGRAGRSKDYPKGVVTFFHYGKTSEMIKARSQVIAMNREGMKQGLLDS, via the coding sequence ATGCGCTTTATCATAAACAATGGAATGATAATGCCAGACCACATCGTAGAAAATTCTCTCCCCATCTCAAAAATCCCAACCATCCCGCAGCCGCCGCTAAACCGAAACTTCACCTACAATTTAGACCTGCAAAAGCTTCTTACCGGAAAACAACTACTCTTAGAGGATATCCCATTCACCCTTAATGAAATTCAATCACATTATCAAAATGGATATGTTACTTATCGCAAAGGGATTGTCTATAACGGGAATAAGCCCAACTGCGCCCGCTGCGGAAACAAGGATCCACAGTGGTTTGCCGCCTTTCCCTGCTCCCGCTGCGGCGAAACCTGCTTCTATTGCCGTCATTGCCTCATGATGGGGAGGATCAGTGCCTGTACACCGCTCCTGGGCTGGAATGGCCCGGTGCCTGACACCCTTTACCCTACGAAGATATTGGAATGGCAAGGGACGCTCTCGGACGGGCAAAGGGCAGCGTCGCAAAAAGTGGTGGAGGCCATTCTGCAGAATCAAGAGCATCTTATCTGGGCTGTCTGCGGCGCTGGGAAAACGGAAGTTCTATTTGCGGGCATCGAAGCCGCGTTGAATGCCCAAAAAAGAATCTGCATCGCCACACCAAGAACGGATGTAGTCCTTGAACTGACACCAAGACTTAAGGAAGCATTCCCTAATATTCCGATAGCAACCCTGTATGGCGGCAGCGAGGATCGTCATCTTTTTGCACCTCTTACGATTGCCACCACCCATCAGCTGCTCCGGTTTTACGAAGCCTTCGACGCAATTATATTAGATGAGGTCGATGCCTTTCCTTATACAGTGGAGGAATCGCTTCAGTATGCAGCCAAACAGGCCCGGAAACCAAAATCAGCGATGATTTATCTAACTGCAACACCGAACCAAAAGTGGCAAAGAGAATGTGGAACCGGTAAAAGGTCCTATACAACCATTCCGGCACGTTTCCACCGTCACCCGCTGCCAGTACCTGAATTTGTTTGGTGCGGCAATTGGCAAAAGTGTCTCCAGAAGAACAAACTGCCGCCAATCGTCATCGACTGGATACAAAAACGGATCAAGTCTGACAAACAGGCGCTAGTCTTTTTCCCTCATATTCCTTTGATGGAAAAAGCACTCCACATTCTCCGCCAGTTTGCCTCAAACATTGAAGCCGTCCATGCCGAAGACCCTGACCGGAAGAACAAGGTACAAAAAATGCGGGCGAAGGAAATTCCCTTATTGCTAACAACAACCATCCTTGAGCGGGGGGTTACCTTTCCTAATATCGATGTGGCCGTCGTCGGTGCGGAAGATCCCATTTTCACCGAAAGTGCCCTCGTGCAAATTGCCGGAAGAGCAGGCAGGAGTAAGGATTATCCAAAGGGGGTGGTAACCTTTTTCCATTATGGAAAAACCTCCGAGATGATAAAGGCGAGGAGTCAGGTTATCGCAATGAACCGGGAAGGAATGAAACAAGGGCTGCTTGATTCGTGA
- a CDS encoding response regulator → MTTKIVIIDDHQLFREGVKRILEFEKAFQVVAEGDDGSEALGLVQEHQPDVVIMDINMPQMNGVEATRELIEKFPNTKVIILSIHDDENYVTHALKTGACGYLLKEMDADALIEAVRVVAEGGSYLHPKVTHNLVNEYRKLAAGVARGGGYVQTVEIRRPLHLLTRRECEVLQMLADGKSNRGIGESLFISEKTVKNHVSNILQKMNVNDRTQAVVVAIKNGWVEVR, encoded by the coding sequence TTGACTACTAAAATTGTGATAATAGACGATCATCAACTATTCAGAGAAGGCGTTAAGAGAATACTAGAATTTGAAAAAGCGTTCCAAGTCGTGGCAGAAGGCGATGACGGTAGCGAGGCATTAGGACTTGTTCAAGAGCACCAGCCAGATGTTGTTATCATGGATATTAATATGCCGCAAATGAATGGGGTTGAGGCAACCCGTGAGTTAATTGAAAAATTTCCCAATACAAAGGTCATCATTTTATCTATTCATGACGATGAGAACTATGTGACCCACGCATTAAAAACTGGTGCATGTGGCTATTTATTAAAGGAAATGGATGCAGATGCTTTGATAGAAGCCGTTCGGGTGGTGGCTGAGGGCGGATCGTATTTACATCCAAAAGTCACCCATAATTTGGTCAATGAATACCGCAAACTGGCAGCTGGTGTTGCCCGCGGCGGCGGCTACGTTCAAACAGTCGAAATCCGTCGTCCATTGCATTTATTAACACGCCGCGAATGCGAAGTACTGCAAATGCTTGCTGATGGAAAAAGTAATCGAGGAATCGGCGAATCCTTATTCATCAGTGAAAAAACTGTTAAAAACCATGTGTCAAATATTTTACAAAAAATGAACGTCAATGACCGTACACAGGCAGTTGTTGTCGCAATTAAAAACGGCTGGGTGGAAGTACGATAA
- a CDS encoding glycosyltransferase family 4 protein: protein MLYLTLIVCFLVSILITPLIKKLAFVIGATDRPNQRKVHQSIMPRLGGLAIFISFMAGIFLLRPENTSSFAIMIGCLIIVITGVCDDLFELPAKMKLLGQLAAACCVVFLGDLQMVFINLPFGGQLQFGLFSIPFTILWIVGITNAINLIDGLDGLAAGVSSIALITISGMAIIQGNFYVVAVGSIVLASTLGFLFYNFHPASIFMGDTGALFLGFIISVLSLLGFKNVTFISFVIPVIILGVPISDTFFAIIRRIINKQPLSAPDKSHLHHCMLRMGYSHRQTVLLIYAMAAFFGLVAVIYSQARIGGALFLIGFVILIIEIIAEKIGLMGKDHRPLLNIVRTLKTTTAKDRS from the coding sequence ATGCTTTATCTTACCTTGATAGTATGTTTTCTTGTTTCTATTCTTATCACACCACTAATAAAAAAATTAGCCTTTGTCATTGGTGCAACTGACAGGCCCAATCAACGCAAAGTCCATCAGTCGATTATGCCCAGACTTGGAGGCTTAGCCATATTTATTAGCTTTATGGCAGGCATTTTCTTATTAAGACCTGAAAACACTTCTTCCTTTGCCATCATGATTGGCTGTTTGATCATTGTCATTACCGGCGTTTGTGATGATCTATTTGAATTGCCGGCAAAGATGAAACTTCTTGGACAATTAGCTGCAGCTTGTTGTGTTGTGTTTTTGGGTGATCTGCAAATGGTATTTATCAACCTGCCGTTTGGAGGACAGCTTCAATTTGGCTTATTTAGTATTCCCTTTACCATTCTTTGGATTGTTGGCATCACCAATGCAATTAACTTAATTGACGGGCTAGATGGATTGGCTGCCGGAGTGTCTTCGATTGCCTTAATTACGATTTCAGGGATGGCTATTATTCAAGGGAATTTTTACGTTGTTGCGGTTGGGTCGATTGTGCTGGCAAGTACGCTGGGGTTCTTATTCTACAACTTTCATCCGGCCAGTATATTCATGGGGGATACGGGAGCACTTTTTTTGGGCTTTATTATTTCCGTTTTGTCGCTTCTTGGATTTAAAAATGTTACCTTTATTTCATTCGTTATTCCCGTGATCATTCTAGGGGTACCCATTTCCGATACCTTTTTCGCAATCATAAGAAGGATCATTAACAAACAGCCGTTATCTGCACCTGACAAATCCCATCTGCATCATTGTATGCTGCGAATGGGCTATTCCCACCGTCAGACTGTGTTGCTTATTTATGCAATGGCTGCCTTTTTTGGTCTTGTCGCCGTCATTTACTCCCAGGCAAGAATCGGCGGAGCACTTTTCTTAATCGGTTTCGTGATTCTCATCATTGAAATCATTGCTGAAAAAATTGGCTTAATGGGAAAAGACCATCGGCCATTGTTAAATATCGTCCGTACACTGAAAACAACCACAGCGAAAGACCGTTCTTAA
- a CDS encoding sensor histidine kinase, which yields MKKINMKSIDEIREEMIDTVTCSKSDIFRIGEQCRQDYDSMTTELQNIKQMMVKLIEEGNKLEEQVLEARVMLSEVSMNFKQYTEEEVREAYERAHQLQMDLSINWQYKKQLLDKRDDLERRLIGLDKTIDRADQLISQISVVMNYLTSDLKQVGEALENAKAKQDFGLKIIEAQEEERKRLSREIHDGPAQMLANVIMRSDLIERVYRDKGPDEAFTEIHNYKIMVRSALYEVRRIIYDLRPMALDDLGLVPTLRKYLQTIEEYHNQSKINFVNSGKECRLPAKYEVALFRIIQESVQNALKHANACEIKVSLEITDAAITVMIKDNGIGFDTSQKKPESFGMIGMRERVELLEGEITFDSKINKGTVVSIRVPLIN from the coding sequence ATGAAAAAGATTAATATGAAGTCAATTGATGAAATTCGCGAGGAAATGATTGATACTGTAACATGCAGTAAAAGTGATATTTTTCGAATTGGTGAGCAATGTCGCCAAGACTATGATAGCATGACGACAGAGCTTCAAAATATCAAGCAAATGATGGTCAAGCTAATTGAAGAGGGCAACAAGCTGGAAGAACAGGTCCTGGAAGCCCGGGTCATGCTGTCAGAAGTCAGTATGAATTTTAAACAGTACACGGAAGAAGAGGTCCGCGAAGCCTATGAAAGGGCCCACCAGCTGCAAATGGATCTTTCTATCAACTGGCAGTACAAAAAACAGCTTTTGGACAAGAGAGACGATCTCGAACGGCGGCTAATCGGGTTAGATAAAACCATAGACCGTGCTGATCAGCTCATCTCGCAAATTTCCGTGGTAATGAATTATTTAACAAGCGATTTGAAACAAGTCGGTGAAGCATTGGAAAATGCTAAAGCCAAACAAGACTTCGGTTTAAAAATTATTGAAGCGCAGGAAGAAGAGAGAAAGCGGCTTTCAAGGGAGATTCACGATGGTCCGGCGCAAATGCTGGCGAATGTCATCATGCGTTCAGATTTAATTGAACGTGTGTATCGGGATAAGGGGCCAGATGAGGCCTTTACCGAAATCCATAATTATAAAATAATGGTCCGTTCTGCCCTTTATGAAGTCCGCCGAATTATCTATGACTTGCGTCCGATGGCATTAGATGATTTAGGGCTTGTTCCTACCCTCAGAAAATATTTACAAACGATCGAAGAATATCATAACCAATCGAAGATTAACTTTGTGAATAGCGGCAAGGAGTGCAGGCTTCCAGCTAAGTATGAGGTCGCGCTGTTCCGTATCATTCAGGAGTCCGTCCAAAATGCACTCAAGCATGCAAATGCCTGTGAAATCAAGGTGAGTTTAGAAATAACTGATGCCGCTATTACCGTTATGATTAAGGACAACGGCATTGGTTTTGATACTTCTCAAAAGAAACCTGAGTCTTTTGGCATGATTGGCATGCGGGAGCGTGTCGAACTGCTTGAAGGAGAAATTACGTTCGATTCAAAAATTAACAAAGGAACCGTTGTATCAATCCGAGTTCCATTAATCAACTAA
- a CDS encoding DegV family protein gives MKTAIVTDSTAYIPKELRENWNIHMIPLNVIFGNEAYQEEIDITWSHFYEEVKTKELPKTSQPSIGQFVELFEQLSKDYDAVICIHLSSGISGTFQGAVTASTMVDGINVYPFDSEISCMVQGFYALEAAKMAVRKEGPEEIMQRLEELKKSARAFFMVDDLSHLQRGGRLSSAQAFIGSLLQVKPLLHFENKVIVPFEKIRTRKKAMKRIVDLLAEDAVSGDAYQAVIIHANREAEAEEWRKELSAMYPNVDFTIGYFGAVIGTHLGEGSMGMGWMKK, from the coding sequence ATGAAAACGGCAATTGTCACGGATAGTACCGCGTACATACCGAAAGAATTACGAGAAAATTGGAATATACATATGATCCCGCTAAATGTTATTTTCGGGAATGAGGCATATCAGGAAGAAATTGATATTACGTGGAGCCATTTTTACGAAGAGGTGAAAACGAAAGAACTCCCAAAGACATCCCAGCCGTCGATTGGCCAATTTGTTGAATTATTTGAGCAGCTTTCCAAAGACTATGATGCCGTTATTTGTATTCACCTTTCAAGTGGAATCAGCGGCACATTTCAAGGAGCTGTAACCGCCAGTACGATGGTTGACGGAATTAACGTTTATCCATTTGATTCTGAGATTAGCTGCATGGTTCAAGGGTTTTATGCCCTTGAGGCCGCTAAAATGGCTGTAAGAAAAGAGGGTCCTGAAGAAATTATGCAACGGCTTGAAGAGCTGAAGAAAAGCGCCCGTGCTTTTTTTATGGTTGATGACCTTTCCCACCTGCAGCGCGGAGGCCGCCTCTCAAGCGCTCAAGCCTTTATCGGCAGCCTGCTGCAGGTCAAGCCGCTGTTGCATTTCGAAAACAAGGTTATTGTCCCTTTTGAAAAAATCCGCACACGGAAGAAGGCAATGAAACGGATCGTCGACCTGCTTGCTGAAGATGCTGTGAGCGGTGATGCCTATCAAGCTGTCATCATTCACGCCAATCGCGAAGCGGAAGCAGAGGAGTGGCGGAAGGAGTTATCAGCCATGTATCCCAATGTCGATTTCACCATAGGCTACTTCGGTGCCGTCATCGGCACCCACCTTGGTGAAGGCTCCATGGGCATGGGCTGGATGAAAAAATAA
- a CDS encoding YigZ family protein, translating into MLSKYLTVKRTGENEINIQRSRFIAHIKRAETENEAQEFIQAIKKQHWDATHNCSAYLIGEHDQIQKANDDGEPSGTAGIPILEVLKKRKLKDTVVVITRYFGGIKLGAGGLIRAYGKATSEGLDAVGIVERRLTQVIHVKIDYTWLGKIEKELRSSEYTIKEIHYLDTVEIETFVDESHVQSFNDWMVELTNGQCTLDKGATVYLEIDFCR; encoded by the coding sequence ATGCTTTCTAAATATCTTACCGTGAAGCGGACCGGGGAAAATGAAATCAACATCCAAAGGTCCCGGTTTATTGCACACATTAAAAGAGCCGAAACGGAAAACGAAGCCCAGGAATTCATTCAAGCAATCAAAAAGCAGCATTGGGATGCTACCCATAATTGCTCTGCCTATCTTATTGGTGAGCATGACCAGATTCAGAAAGCCAATGATGATGGCGAACCAAGCGGAACGGCCGGGATCCCAATCCTTGAGGTGTTGAAAAAAAGAAAGCTAAAGGACACAGTTGTTGTTATCACCCGCTACTTTGGCGGGATAAAACTTGGTGCAGGCGGCCTAATTCGTGCATACGGCAAAGCAACATCAGAGGGCCTGGACGCAGTTGGAATTGTTGAAAGAAGACTCACGCAAGTTATTCACGTGAAAATAGACTATACCTGGCTTGGGAAAATTGAAAAAGAACTGCGGTCCTCTGAATATACAATCAAAGAAATTCATTACTTAGATACTGTTGAAATTGAAACCTTTGTAGACGAAAGTCATGTTCAGTCATTTAATGACTGGATGGTAGAGCTGACAAACGGCCAATGTACATTAGATAAAGGTGCAACCGTTTATCTTGAAATTGATTTTTGTAGGTAA
- a CDS encoding bifunctional 2',3'-cyclic-nucleotide 2'-phosphodiesterase/3'-nucleotidase: MKRKIKRSMKRKMLNSSLVAVLALTTIPLNIFPSAAKAESTGTNTATLRILETTDLHSNVMPYDYFKDAAVKDYGLAKTATLIQQARSEVSNSMLFDAGDTIQGNPLASYVAKVNKLGPNDTHPIFKAMNYLKYDAGIVGNHEFNYGLDYLKDVMEEVQFPIVNANIYHDDKDGNPDNDKNYFTPFKIIDKTIKDNSGKESTIKVGVIGFAPPQIMKWDKDNLTGKVIAKDIKKQAEKFIPEMKAAGADVIVAIAHSGCDIAEEGQEEAENAVYDLTKVPGIDAMLFGHAHLKFPEDASFKDKNGIDVAKGTINGVQAIEAGFWGNNLGVLDLALVKDEKGKWTVDKSNSKSVNRAVTADTPTDEKIVADVKGVHDGTLNYVRGKIGETDIPMHSFFTRVMDDASTQIVNAAQMDYVKSWIKTNAPEYKDVPVLSAAAPFKGGRGGVADYTNIAKGDVTIKSAADLYLFDNTLKALEVTGDQVKRWIEKSAEQFNTIDPNKEGNQELLNYDFRPYNYDVVDGVKYQIDVTKPVGERVINLTMMDGTPVKADQKFIIATNNYRAGGSGGLAELKNSKVVVDSPFENRQILMDYISSKGTINPVADNNWKIAPVGGVAKLVFHSAPEALPYLDQQPNVKDLGTSSTKAGYELFELDQNVHVQLLGINDYHGQLDTWRDIKDKDGKVVDHSGGIEYLAGYLKEREATNPSNTLMLAAGDQVGASAPVSALLQDEPTIRFMNEIGFDAATIGNHEFDEGVPEMLRLINGGSHPATVDKYGAFEGADFPVVAANVEYEDTGKLILDPYVIKEVDGVKIGIIGVVTTLTPEIVIKSAVKNVKFTDEVTAINKYTKELEAKGVKSIVVLAHNPGSSKTDGTGAAGEVVEFAKKVDPQVDVIYGAHDHKYLRSVVNGITVVQSWSYGTAFSDIDLTIDPLTGDVIKDQTKAEVVDTLHSKIQPDAKIQAELKEYKDAIAPILNRKIGETEVELTRTPNASGEQVLGNIIADSMRWQMDTQMGFMNPGGIRNDINAGEITWGELFNVQPFGNDLIKMTVTGDVLKELLNQQWADPTRAKMLQISGLYYTYDDSKPYMSRILDIYEEDGTPIKKDSKYTITVNNFMAGGGDGYGALLKGTDKVQGPTDLDALVNYIQNYDGAINAGYENRFLKADKEIAETSVYYLSDLTTVLEGETDPYATVVAKVKGKVIGEGKADNYGYFSIDIPKQASGTTVVVETTDLFGNYTSAEFIVEEALKGWQQLDGEKDWYYFNPETGEPVTEWFNIKGKWYFFDEEGVMQTGWYQENGKWYYLDKVNGDMKVNWYNVNGKWYYFNKSGAMQTGWYQENGKWYFLDKANGDMKVNWVNVNGKWYFFNKSGAMLTGWVKDGNTWYYLTNSGAMQTGWVKVNNKWYFLKSSGAMQTGWVQVGSKWYFLYNDGSMAANTSIGKYKVGKDGAWIN; this comes from the coding sequence GTGAAGAGAAAGATAAAAAGAAGCATGAAAAGAAAAATGCTCAATAGTTCTCTAGTTGCTGTGTTAGCGCTTACAACGATTCCGTTGAATATTTTCCCAAGTGCAGCAAAAGCAGAAAGTACCGGTACAAATACGGCAACACTACGTATCTTAGAAACTACGGATCTACATTCAAATGTCATGCCGTATGATTATTTCAAAGATGCAGCAGTTAAAGATTATGGATTAGCAAAGACTGCAACTCTAATCCAACAAGCTAGATCTGAAGTTTCCAATTCAATGCTTTTTGATGCAGGTGACACGATTCAAGGAAATCCGCTTGCCAGTTATGTAGCAAAAGTAAATAAACTTGGTCCAAATGACACGCACCCAATTTTTAAGGCCATGAATTATTTGAAATATGATGCAGGGATTGTTGGTAACCATGAGTTCAACTATGGCTTAGACTACCTCAAAGATGTTATGGAGGAAGTTCAGTTTCCAATTGTAAACGCAAACATTTATCATGATGACAAAGATGGAAATCCTGATAATGATAAAAATTATTTTACTCCATTCAAAATTATTGATAAAACGATTAAGGATAACTCAGGTAAAGAGTCTACTATCAAAGTTGGGGTAATCGGTTTTGCACCGCCGCAAATTATGAAGTGGGATAAAGACAATCTTACTGGAAAAGTAATTGCGAAGGATATTAAGAAACAAGCAGAGAAATTTATTCCTGAAATGAAGGCAGCAGGGGCAGATGTCATTGTCGCAATTGCCCATTCTGGCTGTGATATTGCCGAAGAAGGACAAGAAGAAGCAGAAAATGCTGTTTATGACTTAACCAAAGTTCCTGGCATCGATGCAATGCTTTTTGGACATGCCCACTTGAAGTTCCCTGAAGACGCATCTTTCAAAGATAAAAATGGAATCGATGTAGCAAAGGGTACGATTAACGGTGTACAAGCGATTGAAGCAGGCTTCTGGGGAAATAACCTTGGGGTTCTAGATTTAGCGCTTGTAAAAGATGAAAAGGGTAAATGGACCGTTGATAAGTCCAATTCAAAATCAGTAAACCGTGCTGTTACTGCTGACACTCCTACGGACGAAAAAATTGTTGCCGATGTAAAAGGAGTACATGATGGTACTCTTAATTATGTTCGCGGAAAAATTGGCGAAACAGATATTCCAATGCACAGCTTCTTTACCCGTGTAATGGATGATGCATCTACACAAATTGTGAACGCGGCCCAGATGGATTACGTGAAAAGTTGGATTAAAACAAATGCACCGGAATATAAGGATGTTCCAGTTCTTTCTGCAGCCGCTCCTTTTAAAGGCGGCCGCGGTGGTGTAGCTGATTATACAAACATTGCTAAAGGTGATGTGACGATCAAGAGTGCAGCTGATTTGTATTTATTTGATAATACATTAAAAGCTCTTGAAGTGACTGGTGATCAAGTAAAGAGATGGATTGAAAAGTCAGCGGAACAGTTTAATACGATTGACCCGAATAAAGAAGGAAATCAAGAATTACTTAATTACGACTTCCGTCCATACAATTATGACGTCGTTGATGGGGTTAAATACCAAATTGATGTAACGAAACCTGTTGGAGAGAGAGTCATTAACTTAACGATGATGGATGGAACACCTGTTAAAGCAGATCAAAAATTCATTATTGCCACAAATAACTACCGTGCTGGCGGCAGCGGTGGCCTAGCTGAATTAAAAAATTCTAAAGTTGTGGTGGACTCACCATTTGAAAACCGCCAAATCCTAATGGATTATATCAGCTCAAAAGGTACAATCAATCCAGTAGCAGATAATAACTGGAAAATTGCACCGGTTGGCGGAGTTGCAAAATTAGTATTCCACTCTGCTCCTGAGGCATTACCATACCTTGATCAGCAACCAAATGTTAAAGATCTTGGAACATCATCAACAAAAGCAGGATATGAGTTATTTGAATTAGACCAAAACGTACACGTTCAGTTATTAGGTATTAACGACTACCATGGTCAGCTTGATACTTGGAGAGATATTAAGGATAAAGATGGTAAAGTTGTCGATCATTCTGGCGGTATTGAATACCTTGCAGGTTACTTGAAGGAAAGAGAAGCAACTAACCCTTCAAATACATTAATGCTTGCTGCTGGTGACCAAGTAGGGGCAAGTGCTCCGGTTTCAGCATTATTACAAGATGAGCCAACGATTCGCTTCATGAACGAAATTGGCTTTGACGCTGCAACAATCGGTAACCACGAATTTGATGAAGGCGTGCCAGAAATGCTTCGCTTAATCAACGGCGGTTCACACCCTGCTACAGTTGACAAGTATGGCGCATTTGAAGGTGCTGATTTCCCTGTGGTGGCTGCAAACGTCGAGTATGAAGATACTGGTAAGCTGATTCTAGACCCATACGTGATTAAAGAAGTTGACGGTGTTAAGATTGGAATTATCGGTGTTGTTACAACGTTAACTCCAGAAATCGTTATTAAATCAGCCGTAAAAAATGTTAAGTTCACTGATGAAGTAACGGCGATCAATAAATACACGAAAGAATTAGAAGCTAAAGGAGTTAAATCTATTGTTGTCCTTGCCCATAACCCAGGAAGCTCAAAGACAGACGGTACTGGTGCAGCTGGGGAAGTTGTTGAATTTGCGAAAAAAGTTGACCCTCAGGTTGACGTCATCTATGGTGCGCACGACCATAAATATTTACGATCTGTCGTAAATGGCATCACTGTTGTCCAATCTTGGTCATATGGTACGGCATTCTCTGATATTGACTTAACAATTGATCCACTGACTGGAGACGTTATTAAGGATCAAACAAAAGCAGAAGTCGTAGATACTTTACATTCTAAGATTCAGCCAGATGCTAAAATTCAAGCAGAGCTTAAAGAATACAAAGATGCTATTGCACCAATCCTTAACAGAAAAATTGGTGAAACTGAAGTTGAATTAACGAGAACTCCAAATGCAAGCGGCGAGCAAGTTTTAGGAAACATCATTGCCGATTCTATGCGCTGGCAAATGGATACACAAATGGGGTTCATGAACCCAGGGGGTATTCGTAACGATATCAACGCTGGAGAAATTACATGGGGTGAGTTATTCAATGTACAGCCGTTTGGTAACGACCTTATCAAAATGACTGTAACAGGTGATGTTCTAAAAGAGTTGCTAAACCAGCAATGGGCTGACCCAACTCGTGCAAAAATGCTGCAAATCTCAGGATTATACTATACGTATGATGATTCAAAACCATACATGAGCAGAATCCTTGATATCTATGAAGAAGATGGTACACCAATTAAGAAAGACAGCAAGTACACAATTACAGTAAACAACTTCATGGCTGGCGGCGGAGATGGCTATGGAGCACTTCTTAAAGGTACAGACAAGGTTCAAGGACCAACAGACCTAGATGCGCTTGTTAATTACATTCAGAATTATGATGGCGCCATCAATGCTGGGTATGAAAACAGATTCTTAAAAGCAGATAAAGAAATTGCGGAAACTTCCGTATACTATCTAAGCGATTTAACAACTGTTCTTGAAGGTGAAACAGATCCATATGCAACAGTCGTTGCAAAAGTAAAAGGGAAAGTAATTGGTGAAGGAAAAGCTGATAACTATGGCTACTTCTCTATTGATATTCCAAAACAAGCTAGTGGTACAACTGTTGTTGTGGAAACAACTGATTTATTTGGCAACTATACTTCTGCTGAATTTATTGTGGAAGAAGCGTTAAAAGGCTGGCAGCAATTGGACGGGGAAAAGGACTGGTATTACTTCAACCCTGAAACTGGTGAGCCAGTAACTGAGTGGTTCAATATCAAAGGTAAATGGTACTTCTTTGATGAAGAAGGGGTTATGCAAACAGGCTGGTACCAAGAAAACGGCAAGTGGTACTACCTTGACAAAGTGAACGGAGATATGAAGGTTAACTGGTATAATGTCAATGGCAAGTGGTACTACTTTAACAAGTCTGGTGCAATGCAAACAGGCTGGTACCAAGAAAACGGCAAGTGGTACTTCCTTGACAAAGCTAACGGAGATATGAAAGTGAACTGGGTAAATGTCAATGGCAAGTGGTACTTCTTTAATAAGTCCGGTGCCATGCTGACCGGCTGGGTTAAAGACGGTAATACCTGGTACTACTTAACAAATTCCGGTGCAATGCAAACAGGTTGGGTGAAAGTAAATAACAAATGGTATTTCCTTAAATCCTCTGGAGCAATGCAAACAGGCTGGGTTCAAGTGGGCAGTAAATGGTACTTCCTATACAATGATGGAAGCATGGCTGCAAACACTTCAATCGGCAAATACAAAGTAGGTAAAGACGGCGCATGGATTAACTAA